A single window of Methylocella tundrae DNA harbors:
- the rnd gene encoding ribonuclease D: protein MSLITTTKSLAETCGRLAAHPFVTVDTEFLRETTFWPRLCVVQLASPDEAAAIDAMAEGLDLTPLFELMANPEITKVFHAARQDVEIIWNLAKLIPAPLFDTQVAAMVCGFGDQVSYGDLVQNVAKVTLDKSSRFTDWSRRPLLPSQIDYAIADVTYLRDIYLFLRRKLEQTDRLSWLSDEMAMLTSPATYEQHPDNAWERFRNRVRKPRDLGVLMEVAAWREAEAQARDVPRSRVLKDDVLIELALAAPRTEEALGNLRAFPRGMERSRAGLDILAAIERGLSRDPKTLPKLDRERRSGGNGATVELLKVLLRQVSESHGVAAKMIATVEDLEAIAADDKADVAALAGWRRELFGVKALELKHGRLALTVEQGRIVTLEWQDAPPEQTEAASRIAE from the coding sequence ATGAGCCTCATTACGACAACCAAATCCCTGGCGGAGACATGCGGCCGCCTCGCGGCGCATCCCTTCGTCACGGTCGACACCGAGTTTTTGCGCGAGACGACCTTCTGGCCGAGGCTCTGCGTCGTTCAACTCGCCTCGCCCGATGAAGCGGCCGCGATCGACGCCATGGCCGAAGGCCTGGACCTAACGCCCCTGTTCGAGTTGATGGCCAATCCTGAGATCACAAAGGTCTTTCACGCGGCCCGTCAAGACGTTGAAATCATTTGGAACCTTGCCAAACTTATCCCTGCCCCGCTGTTCGACACGCAGGTCGCGGCGATGGTCTGCGGTTTTGGCGATCAGGTCTCTTATGGCGATCTCGTGCAAAACGTCGCCAAGGTCACGCTCGATAAGTCATCGCGCTTCACCGACTGGTCGCGCCGCCCGCTGCTTCCCTCGCAAATTGATTACGCCATCGCCGACGTCACCTATCTGCGTGACATTTATCTCTTCCTGCGCCGCAAGCTGGAGCAGACGGACCGTCTGTCCTGGCTCAGCGACGAAATGGCGATGCTGACCTCGCCTGCGACCTATGAACAGCATCCGGACAACGCCTGGGAGCGCTTTCGCAACCGTGTGCGCAAGCCGCGTGATCTTGGCGTTCTGATGGAGGTGGCGGCATGGCGCGAAGCCGAAGCGCAGGCGCGCGACGTCCCGCGTTCGCGCGTGCTGAAAGATGACGTTCTGATCGAATTGGCCCTCGCCGCGCCGCGGACGGAGGAAGCCCTCGGCAATCTGCGCGCCTTTCCGCGCGGCATGGAGCGTTCGCGCGCGGGCCTCGATATTTTGGCAGCCATCGAACGCGGCCTCTCCCGCGATCCGAAGACCTTGCCGAAACTCGATCGCGAACGCCGCTCCGGCGGTAATGGCGCGACCGTCGAGCTTTTGAAAGTGCTGCTCCGGCAGGTCAGCGAAAGTCACGGCGTCGCCGCCAAAATGATTGCGACAGTCGAGGATCTCGAAGCGATCGCCGCCGACGACAAGGCGGACGTCGCGGCTCTCGCCGGCTGGCGGCGCGAGCTTTTCGGCGTCAAGGCGCTGGAGCTGAAACATGGCCGGCTGGCGCTCACGGTTGAGCAGGGCCGCATCGTCACGCTTGAATGGCAGGACGCTCCGCCTGAGCAAACCGAGGCGGCGTCGAGAATCGCCGAATGA